Sequence from the Panicum virgatum strain AP13 chromosome 5N, P.virgatum_v5, whole genome shotgun sequence genome:
TTTCCTTGCTCTTGAGGTGTGTTTTCTCTCTTATTatacctgcatacaaatatttactaatacttgtggaaatggttagtaataaacccctaccactatgttgatatTCATCTTTTATGCATTTATGCAGGATTTGATGGCCTTACTTACGAGCCGTCAACGGACGTGGGCCAGCTGGATTGTCCGATGATGTGGCATTGGGGCTGCCTATGACCTGGCGTCCTTGTCAACAAAGCAAGAGAAATGCTATTAAAATCCTACATatcaagaatatatatatatatatatatatatatatatatatatatatatatatatatatatatatatatatatatatatatatatatagggctgGTCTATTTAGCATGCGGGTTGTTGAATAGCTATTTAACACCCACAGCGGAGCAATGGCTGACTCCGGCGAGTGCAACAGAATGGAAAAAAATTACGGTGCCTTAGTTCCGGGGGACTAAAATCTTAGTACGAGTATATTGAATGGATTAAATGGACCTGATACCCTTGATTGACGCGGACCTGGTCTTCATTATTCTATTAAAGCAGTTTTCAATGAttagtaattcaaaaaaaattccaaatGACCATCAATTCCGAATGACCCTTGATTTCTGAATGACCATCAACTAAAGGGGTATTATTTGAGAAACAATAGTAGTACTTTTCTATTGCTTGAGTAGTATTTTCCTTAACTTTGGGAAGTATGCAGTGAATATTTTTTGGTATTTAAAACCATAAAatccatcaatttttttttgtcgcAACCGTAAAAATTGACCGCACATGAGCTTTGCATCCGATTTTTAGCACTGCTGGTCCCTCGAAGCATGGCCATCTCCTGCTGTGCGTGGATGGCGGTATGTTGGAATGTTGTGCAGTAGTGCACCGTAGCAGAGATGTTGCAATTGCCATTTTTTTCTCTCATGTAATGAGTTTTTCAATCGGCCATCTTGTGCACCAGCGTCATGCCCTTGCCGATGCCACACACAAGGGGTAATAATCCGTACGAGGAGGTGCGTGGTCTATAGTAAAAAAAATGTTTCGTCCATGAAGTACATGTGTCatcatacaattttttttagcaTGCCGTTCATGTGGCGTGCAAGGAATCTCCTTGATGTTATCTTAAACTTGCATTAGAGGAGAGCAAATTTAGGAGGAATTTAAAACCTGCATGCCAGCCTATTAGTTTGAGCGAGATTTGTGAGAGGAATATATGCAGGCCTTTGTATGTATAGAAAGAATGCATTGAATCTGCAGTAATCATAAAATCAAAGGATGAGGGATTTCAAGAGGCTGTTAAAAGCATTCATGCGCTGAAACTGACTTGAGCGAGATTTAGGAGAGTAATATTAGCATGCATTTGTGTTATCAAAAAGAGATATCCTTGCTTGGATGCAACATTTGGAACATGATTACAGGATGTGCAAAAACACATGATGGACTCATACAACACACAGACTCCTTTGGTCTCAATTTTTTCTTGTGTATATGGCCAATTATTCATTGTTCTACAATATTATTCCTTTAGTCTCTAAAAGATTTTATTCCTTAATTGGCATTTAATCCATTCATATATATAAAAacaattttagaaattattccttAATAAAGTACTTGTTCTTAGAAAATTTAGACATGTAATTCCTAGGAGTAATTTTCCAAATTTTGAGAAGTAAAATTAATTATGACATCAACCCAATGATAGAGAAGCTATTTCTGTTGTTATTACTTCTCTAATGTTATGATAATACTCTATGATATTAATAATATTACTGCTAATATCAATACTCAAAATAAAGGGCTCCTCGCACCAAGCTCAAACTTCTCGGCACGTGTACCATATACTCCAAGCACATTAACTTGATTGTAGTAATTTTAGTACTAAAGAACCGTAAATCAAGCTTACAACAAATTATATTCCATATATTCTAAGTGCATTAACTGTAACAGATGTATTACAACCACGAACTATAAATCAAGAATTACTCTTGTATGTAGAACTTTATAGAAAATAAGGAAAGTAATCGATCTCAGATGCAGCTATTGATCTTGTTGTGAAACATCATACCATAAGACTTCCACAGGCGCTTTGGCCAATGTTTGATACATACGAGGTACATACGAGCTAGCACCACAAAAACATGCGCACAGCGCTTTGGCCAATGTTTGATACATACGAGGTACATACGAGCTACCACCACAAAAACATGCGCACAAATAGCACAGGAACTAATCGCAGATTCTTCAGATGGGTAAATGTTGTGTCAATTGACAAACATATTCGAACATCTGCAACATCTCTATTCTCTGCACATATTCAATAACGTGATTAATGATTGTAGAATAATTTCCaccataatatatatatactccGCTAGTTGGTTGTTCTACCACAGACCCACCGTCCCACGAGACCCCTACCAGCGCCCACCGCGAGCGCGCCCGGTTTTTGTCGCCAACTTCCACGCGGGTGGGCCGGTGGACCGAGCGAGCAGCGCCTGTTCTTTTCGTCCCGCGCGCACGTTTCTGTGTTAGGGGCGGTTTAGTTGCAAACGCGAAAATTTTTGGAAGTCACGTTAATAGTTTGATCAGATGTCGTGAGGGTTTTTcgggcactaattaaaaaactaattccagaactcacttggaaaccacgagacgaatcttttgaggcctttgaccgcgtcattagcacatgtgggttactgtagcacttatggctaatcatgtactaattagacttaaaaagattcgtctcgtcatgtacatctaaactgtataattagttttgttatttaattacatttagtgctttatacatgtgtttaaaggggatatgaaaatttttgggaactaaacagcccTTCACTCGATGGACTTGGTTGTTCTACCAAGCGGCCATCAATACGTCCGTGGCCAATGAGGCACACAGCTAACCAGCTACAAAAGTtcgttcatttttttttctaaaaaagtcACCGAAACACAAATATTGCAAATTTCACATTCTCAGTTCATTCATGCCCTCATCACACATTCAACATTTAACTGAGATAATAACGTGAGTTATGATTAAAAACCTTAGGATTCGTGATTTCACCCATTGGCCTTCACATAAAAAATTACAGCATTTATGATCCAAAGCCTACGTTTTTCATTCGTACATGATTGACCAATACCAATTGATACTTGGTGTACGAAACCCGCTCTATCACTCTACTCTAAATTTAATCATCCAGCTATACATGGGCATGTTCCACCCGCCATCTCTGCCAGCAAGGAACTCCTCCAGGCTACAGCACTCCTGCGCATGCGATTTCCGGCAAGCAAACATTTCCAGGCCCCAGAACGTGCGACTCCGGTAAAGCAAGTCCAGCAACAGCAAAGCAGTCCTCACGGCCGGCCTTCTGCACAATATACAAGCATGACTGATGAGCTGACGGCTACTGATTGCTCGGCTACTAGCCCACGGCTAGCAATATGAGTTAGTGCATACTTGTGGCAAGTCCTGGATTGGTTGAAATGTCCACAAGATTGGATTGGAGTAGCTCTCACAGCACCAAACTGAAATCTAGAAAATATAGCTCTAAAATCAATAAATTTTAATGATGAAAAAGGCCTAATAAGTGACTTCAGACATATCAAGCGAGATTGAATGGATTATATTTTAAAAGTTTAACATTTCAACCCAAAAAAGCATTGAAGGTTATAACTACACATGTATTTCAGGCAAATCGGAAGTGCAAAAAACTAGCATATATACCTCAACACTGAGTAGCGACATAACAAAAGAGTCTGTTTCATCCATTGCATGTTCATCCAGATCTCATTATCCCCATCCATGTCGTTCAAGAATGAGAGATCTGAAAACAAAATCACATCATTTTCCTTTAGAGAGAAAATCTAATGCATGAGCCGACACAAAGAATGACCTTGACAGGTAGGTAATACAAGCTCTTGGACCTTTTATTGTCCAGCCAAGTTCCAAGCCTGAACTAGGGCTTTCAGCATATGCAATTGAAGCAAACCTCTTCCCCATATTTAACAGGCTGTATTGTCTGCATGCATTCTTCTGTTTCCTAGACTGCCAAGTAGATGAAATCCAATTAAATCAACCAAAACAATGATAACAAAACAGTGATATGAACTAATGATGACATCATCATAGTGAATCTAATTGAATATTCTTGCAGGACGAAAGCATCTAAAATCAAGTTGGCAGGAGAAAATTATTGCTtgaaagacaaaattccttacCAACTCTTGTCCTATTAGATTCAGCTGATTTGATAATTGGATATTATTCGCTCCTATTATACTCCTAAGACTAACAAAATTTAATTAATCCATTAGAGCTACATTCCTATATCAAAGTTTAAGGGACAAAAAGTGCAATGTATCAAGCTTTCTAACATATAAATTATTCTGCAGGAAGAAAAACCATAGATGCACAGCTTAGAAGGCACTCCATAATGCACCTGTATAGAGGCATCAGCGAAGTTAAATCCTTCCCCTCATCTTCAGTCACTGCCTTTTGCAACACTGACCGGAGTTCATTGAGTTTCTCCCCTTCCATCCACTTGAGCAACACATCCGTATCTGGCCCATAGTACCTTACAAATTCACGGTGCATCTCCACAAGCTCCCCCATCATTAGCTTTACAATCCTCGCTGCTACCTCTATTACATAAATCTACCCGTACAGAACAATAAACAACAGCAAATGATTAAGTTCTCACCTTGTAGAATATTTTACACTGAGCATCGTACATCTAATCATAGAGGAGAACAAggtttttaaagcggtaaggcgaggcgaggcgatggggagccgctcagtcgcctaggcgacgcctaggcgggctaaggcgggctaaggcgagcCTTAAGCAAGGCGATCGGGAACcaccttgtcgcctaggcgacgccttaaaaACAGTGGAGGAGAAACATGTTCTTGCTGTTATTGTATAAAAGAAGTGAGTCCAAATGTCCCACCAATACATTCCATTTTGTGCCTTGCAGCCTAGTACATAGTCCCTACCTATGGAGGTTATCAATTTGCAATGTACTGAGCAGTGACGGCCAGACCAATGAGCATGCCCTTTGTATTGCTGCAGGAGTGAGATATTTTTCGTTATCGTTGAAATAACAAACACAATTCCATATCTATTAGCTAAACTAACAGCCAGAAAATTGAAGGACTAACTAAACAATTGAGCAACAGCCGAAACAACAAACTAGTATGCTATCACAAATCTGTCGTCCCCTCTCCAGAGAAGGAACAACAAGCTGCCGCAAAGGAGACAGggtggcccgccgccgcccggagcaAGAACCGCCGCCGGGGGAGTCAAGCCGATTGGAAACGAATGTGAGTTCGGAACGAAAATTAAATCTAGATCGGCAACCGGAATACTTACTTTACTGCTAGCTCCTGGCGTCAGGTTGATCCCCAATGCATCAGAAAAACAGGTGGGTGGCAGGCTCTCGGCACTTGCGATGATGGTCAACGGCGGCGCAGGATCTCGCCGGGGGAGTAGGCGGGGGTACCTCTGAAACAGCGGCCGGTGCGGACGTCTTCAGGCTGCACCACGCCGAGGCGGCACGGGAGCCGGCAGCGCAGGGCATCGCCGGGACGGAGCCCTCGTCTGCAGCTGGCAGGTGCGGCACGGGTAACAGAGGGTCGCCGGCAATGGTTCTTCAAGCTCGCGGAAACGGCGACGGGAGAAGTGTGCCCCGTCGGCAGGAGGGTGCGGCGCCGGGAGTAGGGAGCCCCATCGGGAGGAGGGCGCCGCGGATGCCGCGCGAGCTCGCCGAAGCTGCCCTCCGAACCACCACagcagaggaaggagggggCGCCACCGGTCATGAAGAACCCCGTCAGGAGGAGGGTACGGCGCCGGGCGCACCGGAAGGACGAGAGCGGCGTCGCCAGTATGGTGCGGCGTCgtgcggcgcgggaggaggggcgTGATGggtgccggcggcgcagggagttCGGCAGCCGGCGGCGTAGGGAGGTAGGAGAGCGGGCGGCGCAACCCACGATCTGATACGAGCTGGGGATTggggaatgaaaaaaaaaattcgttCGGAAGAGGGAACCGGCGAGGAGAGAAAACCGGAAGGGGGGAGGTGCGGGAGGTGGGGGGAGGGTGACGGACCGGGGGAACCGGGAACCGCGCGATCAGGATGCGGGTGCGTCGGGTGTGCGGCTGGTCGGGTACAGTTATTCACTACCTAGGGTAACATATAGCCctactatatatatagagagttGAATTCTGCTAACTTACGGCCGGCTGTAATATTACCTCTCCATCCGACCAGTCTATTTTTAGAAATAATATTATATTATCCACTTTTTAGTTTTGGCAACCCACACCACCCGTACGTTTCCCATATTTTTTAACGCCAACTAGCGCCTGTCATGcgccaaaaaaaacaaaaaccttTGGGCTCCGCGAACACCTTCTCCCTTACCCCTCCTACTAAATTGACCAGCAAAAAAACTGGAAATCCAGCACTACCGCTGCCACTTGCCGCACACAAAAGCAAAACAGACTTATTAGTCGATCCAAAAGAGACATTTATATGTGCCACCATCTACAGATACATGTTTTTAGGGTTCCAGCAACAAAAGGAGATCCATTTGAGAAAAAAGGACACCCCCTATGCAAAAATGCAGATCTTATGTTACCAAGTTGATAGAAGTGCAAAACCTAAACTTCGTGTGTATCTGGATATATGTGCTAGATCCGCCTCATTGCTCCCCCTTCCCAAATTTCCACAATTGTAGATGTAGATGCATACCTGTAAGATTGaaaattaggaacaaaaatagtaagttGAAAAGAGACATACCAAGATTTGCCTGGGAAAAATATTTGAACTACATGTTTTAACAATACATTATTGCCTGATGATGCATATTTAGTTGCCTTTTGATGCCTGGAAAATTTctctaattagttttgtgacTTTCTGGAATGGTATGTGCAGGGAAATTAAAATGGATTTAAACCGAGTTTGATTATGATTTTCAAGATTATTCAGATACCAATCCTCCCTATTGCACTCACCCAGTccttggagagagagaggggagtaAATGCCAATGAGCATGATCCAAAACAATGTAGCTGCAGTTGGCAACAAGTTAGCAAACTTTTGAAATCTCTTaagcaaaattttaaaaaattatgagCCAATTAGAACATAGGCAGAAGCATTTTCAAAAGACCAAAGCACAAAGGTTGTATGAGTCTACCCTCTAACACCAAGCACCAAACAGGAACTAAAATCAGTAGTAGAAGATGGTGGATGATCAGAAAAAAATTGATAACTCAAACCTAAAGGTATAATTTCGGGATGGAAATTTCATATGTTACACACAAAAAGAATGCTCAAATTATTTTGTTAAGAGTATTGATCTAAAGTAAAAGGAACAGGAACTGCAAGGATGGATCCTCTTACTAGTTTCCTGTGCTATCAACTACGAGTAATCTCCTGTACTTCCTCTTCCCTTGCCTGATTCCTCCAACACAAACTAAATAAACTACTCTTTTGCCTCCCTTCGATATGAAAATACCTCCACATTGACACCCAAAACATAGACGCGAAACAGTTAAAATACAGAAACACAGCGCACATTATTTTTTGTGATATGAAAATCAATGAAAAGAATATATGAATGCAACCTAAAGAGTTTGCCTTATAATTCTATAGACATAAATTGCCTGTGTCAGTAGAACCTAAAGAGTTTGCTAAAAATTCCTACATTAGCAGAATAGAAAATGACATGTCATCATAATACAGGAATATTGCTAAAGTTAAAACACAAAAAATACTAAACTGAACTGAATAATTTGCTAGTTAATTTAGTATAAGTTTCCTACAAATAATAGTATTGCAGGAAAAAAGACAGAGAAAAAACACACTGCATTGGATGATGTCGCATGAGCTTGTTGTGCTTCTGTGCTCTTGGCATCATAATTGGTTTGTGTTTGGAAAACAATTGCACATTACCAGATGAAGAAAATAGTGATGGTGGGGGAGTCAATGGCTAAGTCAAATGCATCGAGGGGGCCACCACGACGAAGGGGTTGTAGGATTTACAGGGAGTTAGATGATGAAACACACAAACTCAGCCCTCTCTGTCAACTTGAGTTCTATTAATAGTTTTTTATAGCAGAATAAGTATGTGCGCTTAAGCAATTATGTTCATAAAAGTAAGCATATTTTATTCAGTGTTGTTGTGCATGTTTATATGGACATATTCAGAAATATTTAGACATATACAGAATAAATTATTTGAATAGAAAAGGCTAATAACTAGACATGTTCATAACAACTAAACATGttcataaaaaaataactaGAATAACTAGAAATGTACATACGAAAATGCGTCCGCTAACTAACAATGAGGTGTTATGTTAAATCAGAAAAAGCTAATACACAGTCGAAGACACAACCTAAGTAAAAAAACACCAGCCTATTCGTTCAACCCGGTATATGAACATCGGGCTACTGTCAACCTAAGTAAATGAATATGAGAGACTCTACTGTTGATTTTGCATAACTAGTTTTAGCAAACAGCAATATACCTTCGTGTGGGTAATATTGCATTGGACTTGCATTTCAAATATAATTGACATCAGAGATAACAATGTAATAAGAACCAAGCTTATCGGTGTAATTCAAGTTACTAGATGAAACTAAGCTAAGTTTATGCGGTTCAATAACAACAGAAATACAAAATAGCACCAAAAGAACACTCTTAACTCTAGAAGATAGCTGGGGCAAAAGATTTAGGATACACTAACCAGTTTCATTGTCGTCAACCACAGGAAAGCCAGAAATCCTGTGCTGCACCAACCGCTTATGGGCTACGCAGAAAGGAAACAAAACAAGTGAGCAACTTTGGAAATTACAATGCAGACAAGCACATGCATCACACTAGGAAGGAGAGGTACCTTCCTAGACTTATACACTTATGATGTGAACCAAGCAAATATTTTGCCTGAACTAGGAGCATATTATTGCTTAATGAGTTACCTTGTTTTGCCTAATATACACTTATGATATGAACATGAACGATCTATTGGTGAGAGAAACACTTGGACAAAACCAACAgagcacacacaaaaaaaaaagatctcaCAGTGATGCTATGAAATTACTTAAGTGTTAGATTGCCAAGCCAGTGTTAAAAGCAAGGAATGATATAAATCACAAATATTTTGGAGGAAAAGTCCTAGAAACCAGTGGTCCATATGTTGCCTGGTAATTTCGTACTGAAGGCTTAACACATGTCAGAATTTTACCTAGTGATTATAAAAGAGAAATTTAACAGAGCAAACAAAAATTTGTTCCTTTCAACATATGCAAAACATAAAGTAGCTAGTAGACAGGGTATATGGTGCACTACAAATCACTAGTTGGAAATAGTAGATGTGCCTAATTGAAATAAAGGCAACAATTCAAGTTCATTGAGCAGAAAACAAAAGCTAAAAAAACTATGCTTAATTAATAGGATCCGGCTAGGCCGTAATTTAGTATGAATTTAGACCAGTCGTACGGCCACACTGTTTTTGGAATAGTAAAAAAGGCAGCATGTTTACAGACGTCCCTCATTTCTACATgcacgcaaaaaaaaagagctcGCTGGTCCAGCAGACCCACCACTTCTCTCCAGGACTAAAATTCCTTCTACATTTCCTGCTGGATACCTGTAGTATAGCGGAAAACAGTGTGACATGACATATAAAAAATTGCCTAAGGATTTGAATTATTCTACCTTGTTAATAACATATTGTTTCCTTGCTCTTAACACATTATTGTCTTGTCAAATGCGTACTTATAGTAACACATAAATTTGATGTAGCAAAGATGCCTAGTCTGATACAGGAATTTGTCTAGCTTGAAAAAGTATTATTGTCTAAAATGGAAATGCATGAAGATATtggtaaaaaaatacaaaaatgggACAAAAGATGTGTGGCTCCGGTGTCAGATGATATCGCTCGGCCTTGTTGCTGACTCTGATCTCTAGGCATCGTATAAACTACATATTATCAAGATAAAAAAAAGGTTAGTGACGATGAGAGGCTGAGGGGCTGAAATCGCAGACAAATAATAAACCCCAAAATAAATTTGATGAACCATATTcatcaaagaaaataaaaaagctTGATATCCTCCGCTAATTATTACTGCACGATTGTGCAGGAAAAAACCTGCCTAAAAACTACCCCCTAGTCATCAATGCAGAACTGtctgaaaaaacaaaaaaaatgtagcTAACCCCCATAAAATAATGATCAGTGCATGCATCAgtgtgcccccccccccaaataaaAATCTCAATCCTAAAATTGCCTAAAGACTTGCATTATTCTACCTATAATAAACAGATTATTGCCTAAATAGATATATTGAGTTGCATATCTGAAAAAATCAGAAGAATTTTCCAGATAAATACACTGAGTTCGCCATATTCTTAACACATTGTTACATGGATAAACGCACTGAGTTACCTACTTTGATGCATCCCTCATACTTTCTAATCATATTTTAATGCTATTTTGAATGGCAGGAGGAAAATTCTATGTGTACCTAGATAGCATCCAATAAGAGGGCGAATGCGAAGTGAAGCTGCTAATGGTCTGTGATCTGGACCAAATTCTATGTGTTTGCCAATACTTCACTGCAATTACTGACAGAAAAAGAATTACGCTGAGGTGCTCACAAGGAGCAGCGCCATGGCTGGATCCATGAGCGCCTCGTCCTTCTACCACAGCGTGTCCAGCATGTAGCGCACCTGCTGCCAACTCAGAGAAATACTCAGAGCTATACTACTTCAGAGCAAGAAAGCTATGCACGGCACAAGTAATATCATATATGAATTCTAAAACCTACGAAAATTACAATCTACCAGTAGTAGCCACGCCAACCAACTTTGTTCCAAACTAACTTTTTCACAACACCAAGATGATGGCTACAACCACCATAAATCAGTCTGTAGTGTCGTCATAAATATGACTTGACCAACAACCAGAGCAAGCAAAATCGGAACGTATCAAAAATAAAAGCACTATTCTTGTAAAATTAGCACCTACTTAACTACCTTAATAAAATTACTTGTAGGCTTTAtttttcaattcaaatcaaatagTTCACAGGAGTGTAAATAGAGCAATGTGATTCTCTCAGACTAAAAATGATCTAATCATGTTGCGGGAATTTAACTAAAAGGACAATCGGAGGGAATTACTGCACAAACATAACACTGCTAGGCAGGGATTCAGAAATACACAGGTCATCAAACTTCATACTAAATCTATGTCTGATGGACTGAGCAGGGTGAAGTGTTAAGGTGAAGTATGAATGTGTTGGTGACAAGCAGCACAACCTCCGACTACTGCATCCCTATAAAATGGCTCCCGCAGCACCCCTGTCATTGGAGTGGATTTGGATGTGCGCGGATCATAAACATGGGAGAGGGGAGAGAACACACCTTGTCCTGGTAGCCACCAACCGACGACGATCACCggccgacgacgaggaagccCCCTAGTGCTGGGATGTGCAGATCCGCACCCTGGGGCGGCGGATCTGGCCCCCCACGACCGCGGTCGGTGGTGGGATGGCCGCTGCCCGGCAAACCCACACACCCCAACTCAAAGCACAAGCGGACAGGGGTGGGGGTGTGGTGGGAAGGACGACCATGACTCAGGAACGCGCAAATTTAGATGGGGAAGAGTCGTCTGGCGATCTAACGAAGACCGTCAGCACGACCGGCGACAAGCTAGCATCCATGGAGACCTAGGGTTTGCAGGGTAGGAGGGAGGTAGAGAGGCAGGGGAAGAGATGGGAAGAGAGAGTGGGGGGAGGGGTGGCTGGCCGCCGCTGGCGGCCTGCTgctgcagcggtggcggcggcggtggccgccggAGCTGGATGAGAAATgggggcggcgggcgggaggagggaggggcaaatggaaaatgtagagagagggagagactcgtgttctgctccagcaccagccaacagtattttcttctcacaccactccagcagcctccagccaccagccagccagcagtgtttttctctcacaccgctCTAGCAGCAGCCCCCAGCACTAGCACAGCGAACAGAGCCAAAATGAACAATGGTAGGAGGGTGGAAAGGAGCGGCGGGTGGGCCCTCTAATTAATGATGGACGATGAATGGAGCCAGCCGTTTCTCTGAACAAAATTACGGCCGGCTGAAAAGAAGTCATTaccatatactccctccatactcatTATTCTTGACGTCCTGGGCCGTTGGCGCGTTTCCAAAAAACTTCCTGGCTCTCCGCAGCACCAACTTTGTGTCCGTCCGTCTGCCTGCGCGCCCGTCCGTTGCGCTGCCGCCGCATTCAACGCGCGGGTGCCCCTCGTAACTAGTGAGCGCCAGCGCACGCGAAACAAACGAGCCCGTCCATTGCGCGTTCACCCGTCCGTTGCGCAAAAAAACACCGAAGCCTAGTGAGCGCGGCAAAAAAAATGAGCGAACGCAAAGCAACGCGAGCGCAGTCCCGCACGCGCGAACGAGCGAAAAAACGCACAGCACCAACGCCAGGCAGCGCGAACAGTGCCATGCAATCCCAAAGCAGTAAAAAATTGTGATCCCAAGGCAGTAAAAAAATTGTGAGGCCGCGGGGGATCGAACCTGCACAGCGCAGGTTAGAGCGCACACCACGCTTGGGCTAGCCAATCTGCCCTTGGTTTGTTTCTCTGACGAAGCATACCGCAACTGCATTTAATAGGGGTAGACAGGGAAAAATTACCCCTAATTAATGACTCATTGGTTACCACAATCATGTCCTAAACGTCAAGTTTTATGGGTATGGAAGGAGTATATATATAAACGTCAAGTTTTatgggtatggagggagtatatatataagcacacacacacaaaaatagTATGTAGCTCAATGGTGAATTGGATGCACCCTACTCAGGAGGTACCAGGTTGCATTTCTTTCTTTGCaactcttttccttttcctgatttttttaatttttccatATTTTCCCTAATATTTATATTTCTTCCATATGAACATGATTATTTTCTAATTTATAGTTTGTGATTAATTTTCTAAAATATCACAGTGTTGTGGGTCCGATTGTGacaaaattaataaaaatgtCATTCTGTTCTGGGCTTCATATCCACAACTACTAATACATGATGAAAACTAGCTTATCGTCATAGATTGAGTGCCATCAGCGACATTATCTGAAAATGTCATGAAAAATTATCATCGATTACATAAAAGACTGAAGTTGTAGGGTTTAAATTATATGATAAAATACTAATGTTGTAGAGGATCATCATTTCATGTGGGACCCACTTCTGTATAGATTATATAGGGCCACATGTGGGTCATGATTGTTTAGTGTCACGTGTGGCACTCCGGACCATAAGTTCTGTAATGCTAGTTGTGCCACATTGTTTCACTGCCATGTGTGGCCCTCATGACTACAAGTTTCGTAATGTTGCTTATGTATTGTAATGATTGTAAAAATTGTACTATAACATGTCAGACTACTTTTTAAGGGCATTTACATAATAATATCTACACCTACCTTATATTACTAACAAAAATAATCATTAAAATATTGAAACTTTACCAAATTACTGACAACCGCAGATGTGGAGTAAGTGTCTAGCACTTGCAATGACTTTGAAGCTTATTACATCCACAAAAA
This genomic interval carries:
- the LOC120673348 gene encoding uncharacterized protein LOC120673348 isoform X1, whose protein sequence is MMGELVEMHREFVRYYGPDTDVLLKWMEGEKLNELRSVLQKAVTEDEGKDLTSLMPLYRKQKNACRQYSLLNMGKRFASIAYAESPSSGLELGWTIKDLSFLNDMDGDNEIWMNMQWMKQTLLLCRYSVLRFQFGAVRATPIQSCGHFNQSRTCHKRPAVRTALLLLDLLYRSRTFWGLEMFACRKSHAQECCSLEEFLAGRDGGWNMPMYSWMIKFRVE
- the LOC120673348 gene encoding uncharacterized protein LOC120673348 isoform X2; amino-acid sequence: MGKRFASIAYAESPSSGLELGWTIKDLSFLNDMDGDNEIWMNMQWMKQTLLLCRYSVLRFQFGAVRATPIQSCGHFNQSRTCHKRPAVRTALLLLDLLYRSRTFWGLEMFACRKSHAQECCSLEEFLAGRDGGWNMPMYSWMIKFRVE